In Colletotrichum higginsianum IMI 349063 chromosome 1, whole genome shotgun sequence, the DNA window GATGAACTTCGACAATGGGCTGGCATTTGAAACCTTTTTCCCATTTAACGACTGGTGCTCGCCGGCGAAGGGATGGCGACTCATGTATGCTCACAACCCCAGGGCAAACCTGACCGATGAGGAAGCAAAGCTCGTGCTTGGAGGCGAAGTGGCGGCTTGGAGTGAGTCGATTGATCCTATTAGCATCGACGGGATTCTTTGGCCGAGGGCCAGtgcggccggcgaggtgtTGTGGTCGGGCAGGCAGGATTCCTCGGGACGTAACAGAAGCCAGTACGACGCGGCGCCGAGACTGGCCGAGTTCAGGGAAAGAATGGTTGCCAGAGGAGTGAGGTCGGAGCCAGTTCAGATGACTTTCTGCACGCAGGGCGACGCGACCGAGTGCGGCTATCCCATGTAAGAAGACCCCAGGAAGCAGCAACTGACCGACGCTGTGACGGAGTTTGGTTTCTCTGCATGGGCCCAGGACGACAGGGGAGGCACAAAGCCTTGCTCACATTCCATACATGAGTATACCTTAATGTACATTTCTTAAGTCGGGGTTTGCCCCCGACGACCAATAAAGTTACATGATTGATAGATTGCCTATTTCAGCGTCAAGGTGAAAATGAGGGTTTGGTCGCTTGCGAGTGGAGTATTTTGAAGACTGATCAACCTTCTCCTACCCGAGCCGCTGAGCCGGCAAGCCCCCATGGGTGCCCGGGACCAACCCGTTGGACCAAATGTTCGTCCGGATGCCCAGGATAAGACCTAGTGCGTGTCCGGAGACTCTGTACATTGTATGTACTGTCTGTGGCGAACCCAACGACTTTTACGCTGGTAGAGGGGAAGGAATTTCTACCTGCTGTTGGTGAAAGTGGCAATTTACGGGGCTTCGGTTGCACGCGCCAACACGTACTTACCCAGGGGTCAGATGTGCAGCGAGCGACTGCTTATGGAGTCGCGAAAAATGTGAGTGGTCCTGACCCTTTGAACATTCATTCACCCAATCCGAACCCTCCACTAGTAGCATCCCAAATCGACGCCACTGGCTTGAGCCGTTTCGGTAGTGACTTGCTGCATCATGCTGCTGTGCGGCACGCGTGCTAGTGGGGCCAGAGGACATGGGTTTGGCAGAGCTGGACGAGGGGGCAAGCAGCCATTCGACAATGGAGGTAGGGGTATGCAGCATTTGCGGGGAAAGCTTGGGACTTGAAGGACTCCGTCATCCGTCCCTCTGTGGAGACCAACGGTTGGTTGTGACAGCAAGATTCCCTTTCTGGGTATTCAGATCGCCGTGGAGACCCGTCCTCTGCTATCCATTCCGCCGAGGTGGGCTTTGTGGGGCGTCCAGTCAGATCATAGTCGCTGAGCAGAATGCGAAAAAGGGAGGTGTTGATGTCCGGGTGACAGAACGATGGCGGAGGGTATCGAATCTCTCTACTGAAATGTGTTGTTAAATTAGGTGTATAATTAGGAAGGAAAAGTACGTCGAAACTGGAGGCGTTGGCCGTTTTGAGAAAGCTTCCGCGTCGTTTGATGCGATCACTTGGATATCAGGTCGCGGCAACAGTGCACGTTGCTCTACACACTGCAGCAGAGTGTTTCCTGGTGCCTATCTCCCGATGGGTTTTCTCCGTGACAGGGAGGTCATATGGAAATTTAAATGACGGCGCAAAACGTTAGGGTAGAAACCGTCTCTTACCTCGGCATGAGGTGACGAATCGGCCCTAGCAGGCCTTTTTCCAATTATTATTTGTCCAATTTTTTCACTTTCTCTTACCCCCCCTCCTGACAACCAGCACCTCCGCATCTTCAATCTCTATAGTTTTACGTCCTCGCTCCTCCGTCTGGGTGAAACGTCTGACAATTGGGCAGCGCAAACGCATGCTTGCTTCACCATACATACTTCGTACGATAAGCATAGCGGGGGGTGTCTGCCATCCCTTCAAGACCGGGTCCCCCACTTCTCCTTTTGCTTACTTTCGTCTCTTCCAACTTGGACGCATCTGCAAACGTTCAAAGACGACAAGTTTAAACTGAGATTACCGCCACGACTGCTGCCATTAATACGTGTGTAGGATAGTTGGCACTCGTCTCCTCGTCTTGATTCCCAGATAAGCCCCCGATAAGGTTCGTTCGCCTCAGCGACGCTACTGAACTACTGTCTTACAAACTACCGCTTCCCACCCATGTTTTGCGTGGTATGGCCCGTCAATTGGTTACACCGCCGCGGGATGGCGTAGTAATTGTTCCTCGCTTGTGATGGTGAGGAGGACACAGGAACATGGGATGTACACTCCACCATTGCTCCCATGCCATGTGGCTTTGACGCGGCCGCTAGTACACGGAAGGGTAAGTGTTTCGGCGGTGGGGAATAACATACGCGAAGGTTTCTCTTGGATGACTGCTTTGGGTCATCTTGGCATCTCGCCGCTGTTTGGCATTGTCATGCTCCTCCCCGGGCCACATGGAGCACATGCACTACACCAGTACCCACCTGGTCAGATACCACAGGTGGGTCTCTACAGGCCGCTTCCGAGGTCTTCGTCACCAGTGTCCAACCTGTGGACAGACTAGGCGGGTTGGATCCAGTTTCCATACATCAAGTGGAGGTCTGGGAATGGGAGTCTCGAACCCGTGGCGGCCACTGCTTTCATACAGCTCTAAGCTCATTCGATACATACTTACTACTTCTGGTCTCACACCCTTTCTGCACCCAGACTTCAGATGGTTGTGCCCATCTCTTCCGCATCCGATTCCCCTTTTCTTTGCTCTGCTCTCTCCAAGTCGGATTTTTGATTTGTCCCGTCGCTCCGGTGCAATCGTCATCTACTACTTCATCCGCCATTGCGCCATTCTCGAACACACGAGGTCTTGCCTGGTGCTCTTCCTCATCCCACCACTGTGCGCCGTAACGACGCACTTACACGATTTCGAGTACTCCTCGAACTACCAATTACTCTACTAAAGTCTAGCTCTCACATACCCTTTCGAGACGCCACTACGCACCGTTCCCAATCTTCTCATCGCAAGGGCCTCCTACAAACACCGTCATCTAGGATTCACTCACCATGGGCTTGGTGGAAAACGTTCTTGAGAATGTCAACCTCAAGGTGGTTGTCGTATTCGGCGTCGTAGCCTGGTGGTTGTGGGTTGCCGTCAAGCGGTTCGATGAGACTATCCGATTGCGCCGTCTGGCGCCTGGAGTGCGTGGTCAATCGCTCAATGCCCGTCTTCCTGGCGGTAGGTCACACTCTCTAGTCAAGATTATGGAAATGCTGCATTTGCAGTGACCATGTGTCACATTGAAGCTTGTGAATTTTGGCCCATTAACACATCTCCTAAGGCATCGATTTCATCTTCAAGGCCGTCCGCGGGACCATGAAACACAAGAACGTCGAGTTTTGGGAGGATATGCTCTCCGCAGTAAAGGGATGGACCGGCGAGAAGAGGGTTCTCGGCATGCGCATCGTCTTCAccgccgagcccgagaaCATCAAAGCCATCCTGGCCACCCAGTTCTCCGACTACGGTAAAGGACAGCCCTTCCACGAGGAGTGGAAGGAGTTCCTCGGCGACAGCATCTTCACCACCGACGGCGACCAGTGGCACGCCAGCCGCCAGCTCATCCGACCCCAGTTCATCAAGGACCGTGTCAGTGACCTGCACATATTTGAGTCCCACATCCAGACCCTCTTTAaagccatcgccaacggcggcgccgtcaacggcgaggacCAGCATGTCAACTTggatgccgtcgacggcaaaGTCCTGGATATCTCGGAGCTATTCTTCCGTTACACCCTTGATGTGGCTACTGACTTTCTCCTGGGCCAGGACGTGAAGTCGCTTTCGTAAGCcaccctcccctttcccccccaCATGTGTAAAGGGCATTTGGACTGGAAGCTAACACACAACCTGTTCAGCACCCCCAGACAGGAGTTCGCTGAAGCTTTCAACGAAGTCCAACGAGTCCAGAACATAATCGCACGCGCTAATAAGCTGAAGCCCTTTGTACCCCTCTTCTCGTTTCGGTCCGGCCTAAA includes these proteins:
- a CDS encoding Cytochrome P450 — its product is MGLVENVLENVNLKVVVVFGVVAWWLWVAVKRFDETIRLRRLAPGVRGQSLNARLPGGIDFIFKAVRGTMKHKNVEFWEDMLSAVKGWTGEKRVLGMRIVFTAEPENIKAILATQFSDYGKGQPFHEEWKEFLGDSIFTTDGDQWHASRQLIRPQFIKDRVSDLHIFESHIQTLFKAIANGGAVNGEDQHVNLDAVDGKVLDISELFFRYTLDVATDFLLGQDVKSLSTPRQEFAEAFNEVQRVQNIIARANKLKPFVPLFSFRSGLKVINGFVNKFIERALRLSPEELASKTKSDQGYTFLHELASFTRDRKVLRDQLVAVLLAGRDTTASSLSWTLYELGRHPEVVTRLRAEIIEQVGPDRAPTYADLKNMKYLQNIMNETLRLYPVVPFNVRLALKDTTLPVGGGPDGTLPLAVCKDTPIGYSTLLMQRREDLYPPVSETFAHPSEFSPDRWFHWQPKPWTYIPFNGGPRICIGQQFALTEMSYTLCRLFQRFERIESHMDAVDGGEPTLKAEIVLQPGDGVKVAFWQAKQD